In Allocoprobacillus halotolerans, a genomic segment contains:
- a CDS encoding MerR family transcriptional regulator, which produces MTHTNIKMTTAQFAKLHKVNKRTLHYYDNIGLFSPSTKGDNGYRYYDVSQSITFEYIRMLKEMNMSIEEITDYYKHPTADKFLKIADMKETELDLEIQKLKRIKKILKAKKDQIRLCEDLQEQEIRIEECKAVKLSVLPYDFVDDDISHIFAFLNDNWSIEQIRMGVGSFISLDKVINKAFERYDGIYTYMLGKTTVSDTLVRSKGKYLCGYQKGSWDKAPAMYEKMIAYARQNNLMLTGYAYEIGLNEFTISSPEEYVTKFMIKIEEKY; this is translated from the coding sequence ATGACACATACCAATATAAAAATGACAACAGCTCAGTTTGCAAAACTGCATAAAGTCAACAAACGAACACTGCATTATTACGATAATATCGGACTGTTCTCTCCCTCGACAAAAGGTGATAATGGCTATCGTTACTATGATGTATCACAGAGTATAACATTTGAGTATATCCGTATGCTGAAAGAAATGAATATGAGCATAGAGGAAATTACAGATTACTATAAACATCCCACAGCAGATAAATTCTTGAAAATTGCAGATATGAAAGAAACAGAATTGGATTTGGAAATCCAAAAGTTGAAACGCATTAAAAAAATATTAAAGGCAAAAAAAGACCAAATACGCCTTTGTGAAGATTTACAGGAACAGGAAATCAGAATTGAAGAATGTAAGGCGGTGAAACTATCTGTGTTACCCTACGATTTTGTTGATGATGATATATCGCATATTTTCGCTTTTCTTAACGATAATTGGAGCATAGAACAAATACGCATGGGAGTGGGAAGTTTTATTTCACTTGATAAAGTAATCAATAAAGCTTTTGAACGGTATGATGGGATTTATACTTATATGCTAGGAAAAACTACCGTATCTGATACGCTTGTCAGATCAAAAGGAAAATATCTTTGTGGCTATCAGAAAGGCAGTTGGGATAAAGCCCCCGCCATGTATGAGAAAATGATAGCCTATGCACGTCAAAATAACCTTATGCTGACAGGATATGCCTATGAAATAGGACTGAATGAATTTACCATTTCCAGCCCAGAAGAGTATGTTACAAAGTTTATGATTAAGATTGAGGAAAAGTATTGA